The Methanobrevibacter millerae genome includes the window ATTGAATGTGTTATTTGTAATTATTTTAGTTGGTACCGTTGGATTTTCTTTAAAATCCTTAATAAAACCTGCAATATAAACGATGTTGCGTTCATGGAGAATGTGTCTGAATTCATTTTTTGTTATTGGTATTTTATTTTTATTTTTATTTTTTAAACTGTCATAATATGAATTTATTTTTTCGTCAGTGGTTAATAATTTGTTTTTCAAATAATAATATGACCCTTCGATTTGTCCATACACATCTCTACATCCTCCATAATCAAATTTATTTTTAAGACAAATCAGAAATAGTTTATTCTCAGTTTCATCATAAATCATTAAATCAGTTATTTCAAGATAATCCGGCTTTAATGTATGTCCCACAATGATGTCATCATCCTTTTCAAAGGAATTATTGTAATTATTTTCGTTTTTCTTTGTAATTTTATCCCAATTTGTTAATAATTGAGGATATTTCTTTTGTAAAAATTCTGAAATGCGTCTGGAATTATTGTAAATCTCTTGAAATTTATTGGTAATTAGTTCGTTAAATGTATAACTTAGATAAAACCATTTTCCATCTAGTAAAAAGTAATCTTTTCGTGTTTTTGAATCATATAATCTGCAATCTAGGCAATTCAATAGGGCACTGTTTAATGTTTCTTCTCCATTTTGAGAGGTGTTGATTATTGTATTTTTAAATAATGCATTTAAGGATTCTTTATTAAATAATTCATTTTCATTTAAATAATTTTCAATAGTTTTCCACTGAATGGGGTCATCATCTTCTAAATTTAAATTAAGTTCATCACATCTAATCAAATAGAAGTCATTATTTAAATAGTTAACAATTTGTTCTCCAACAATTTCGATATCATAATTGCTGTTGGTGTCATCTAAAATAGAAGAGATTAATAGTTCCAACAATTCACTTGGTTTGTGATTTTCAGCACCAGACACCTCTATAAATGAATTCAACTCAAAATTTGGACGATTTTCATTAACAGAATCCAACCAATCAAAAACATACTCCAAATTTTCAAAGGTCAATGATTTTTCAACAAAAACAAAATCCTTATTTGTAAATCTGATGTGTTCCAAATCATCATTGAAATGTTCATTGTCAATCAAACCCAATTCTGTTAAAATTTTAGCATCCAAAACCAATCCTAATTCTTTATAAAGGTTTGTAAAATCAGATTCAACATTCAAGCTAGTTGCCCTTCTGTTGACTCGGTGATTGTATATCTGATTGTCATATAAACGGTTTTCGATGATGTTTCTCACAACACTATCGGTATTGTTGATTAATTTTGGGATTAGATTCAGACCATAATTTTTTTCATAATATCCTTTAAGGTGATGGTATCCCTGTCCTCCGGATATTGCATAGACTGTCTTATTTGAAGATTCCTTTAAAAGTACGTAGGACATATTATTGTTTTTTTGATATTTCTTTTTAAGAGATTCAGTCATTAGTTCATGGATGCATTTAATCCATGATGGGTCGCTTTCATTGCTGTAGATGATTCCTTTGTAACTATTTTTATTAATAGTGTCAAAATTGATTTCTTTTTCTCTCAATTTATTTTTTATATCATCTATTATGCCATCAATACTATACTCTTCTTTTATCATGTAGATTTTAAATTTATTTGTTGGTTTTTTTGACATTTTATCATAATTTCTTTTAATTATAAACTCTTTTTATAAATCTATTTTATTTGAAGTTTTAAATGGTTTTTGAGAGAGTATTCCTTCAAGATAATCATCATTTAATAAATTCAGAATCTTTTTGACATCTTCAAATTCATCTAAATGAAGTTCTCCATTTGATCTGTTAAACTTGATATTTTCACTTTTTTCTTCAATTTTTCGTATA containing:
- a CDS encoding DUF6119 family protein produces the protein MSKKPTNKFKIYMIKEEYSIDGIIDDIKNKLREKEINFDTINKNSYKGIIYSNESDPSWIKCIHELMTESLKKKYQKNNNMSYVLLKESSNKTVYAISGGQGYHHLKGYYEKNYGLNLIPKLINNTDSVVRNIIENRLYDNQIYNHRVNRRATSLNVESDFTNLYKELGLVLDAKILTELGLIDNEHFNDDLEHIRFTNKDFVFVEKSLTFENLEYVFDWLDSVNENRPNFELNSFIEVSGAENHKPSELLELLISSILDDTNSNYDIEIVGEQIVNYLNNDFYLIRCDELNLNLEDDDPIQWKTIENYLNENELFNKESLNALFKNTIINTSQNGEETLNSALLNCLDCRLYDSKTRKDYFLLDGKWFYLSYTFNELITNKFQEIYNNSRRISEFLQKKYPQLLTNWDKITKKNENNYNNSFEKDDDIIVGHTLKPDYLEITDLMIYDETENKLFLICLKNKFDYGGCRDVYGQIEGSYYYLKNKLLTTDEKINSYYDSLKNKNKNKIPITKNEFRHILHERNIVYIAGFIKDFKENPTVPTKIITNNTFNLLKKSEFEFYLMDFNYD